The Sparus aurata chromosome 14, fSpaAur1.1, whole genome shotgun sequence region ctgagacaaaaataaaagtttgtgtACTTCAGGAAGGTCAGCTACTGTCTGAGCTTTGACATGATGGAGATAGATGAGCCATCCAAGTACGATGGAGTCAGACGATTGACGAACTCGGAGAGTCCGGTCAGGAACCCTTACTTTCCCAGCACATGGAAAATCTACTGGTGGGACAACCAAAACTGGCAGGAGTACAGCAAGGTCAGTGTCTCGTACCCATGTAGTTCACTTTGTTTGGGCTGTCTAAACCTACCATTGTTAACAGCAGACGACCAGAGTCAGTCTCAACTCAGCATTAACTGCAGTATCACCAGACTCCTTTCACAAATGTAGGGATTTTGTAGAGTTAACAAACTTTGCAGAATGGCTGAGGCAAAAGGCAAAATGATCTCTTCACAGTCACTGTCCACCCTGCTGCTAAAGGAGATGAGCGACAAGGAGCCCGAGTGTTCCTTCTTCATCGGCTCGCAGGAATACACGGTGGACTTCACCAGCATGACCCAGACCAACGTCACCACGAGGTTCCACAGAGAAGTTCGCCGCCGACCCGCCTACAGATCCCCTGACTCCATGAGGCCTCACCTGCAGTCAGTGTCCTGTATCTCCTGTCTCTGTTTCATTGACAttcattaaagaaaaatctGCCTCACTAATTTTAATAATACGAAAAGTCCTCCTTTACCCCCCCAAACCCAGGACGGGAATCCAGACCGAGCCCACCGAGCCTGTCGGGGATCCTCCAGCAGCCAACTTCAGCGTGGACCCCCTGGCCGAGTTCAGTTCCTGGTATCCTCCAGTGTGGAGTCCTTTATCGGAGCAAGACTACAGTCTGGTGGACGTTCCGGCCGGCACGCAGGCCTACCGGAGCGTCCGAGACTTCTTCTACGAGAGCCTGCCCGAGACCATGGTGGACCTCATCAGCATCCAGCAGGTCCAGAACCTCCTCCACTGGGACAAGTATCAAAGGTacagctgctgtctgtgtctcctgtctgaAACCTTGATGAGTTGAGGCAAAACACACAAGTTTCAACAAAACTCTTTACTTTGTCGTCATCACAGACACAAGGTGTACATGCAGAAGCAGCACACTAAGTCCAAGGAGCCTCTGGAGAGACATCTCTTCCACGGGACGAGCAAAGAGGCCTCAGAGGACATCTGCCACAACAACTTTGACCCTCGCATGGCCGGGGTCAACGGAACGTCCCACGGCTTCGGCTCCTACTTCGCCACCACCGCCTTGTTCTCCAGCGACTACTGCGCCACGGTCGACCGAGACGATGTCCGCCAAATGTTCCTCGCCAAAGTCCTGGTGGGGAAGGTGAGTGTTGGGAAACACAACCTCCGCCGGCCGCCGCCCATCACTTCCAAGAGAAGCCAGTGCCGTCTCTATGACACCTGCGTGGACAACGTGGACAAACCCACcatgtttgtagtttttgaCAGCTGTCAGTGCTACCCATACTACCTTATCAAGTACAAAGACCTGCCCGAGGAGATCAAAATATAAGGACAAAGAGGGGCGGGGGAGTTAGATGACGTTAATCGTTCAGACATGAACAGTGTTACAGGCGTCCAGTTGACCTGAGATGTTATCAAATGTTATCATGCAGTTACAGCAAATGCTCAGTATAGAGATACTTTGCAATGAAGTTCTACATGAAGACATGTAAGCAAACTTATAAAGCactttacttttcaaaatgtctttattttggtTATTCAAACATCGATGGAAAGaagtacttttgtttttttctctcaaaggTGTTCTGAATCAAATTCTGTCACGtttatgaaaataaactgtTCGCTGAATACATTCATCGCTCTGTGTGTTGACATGATAAACattgaatgtgtgtttgcatgttaatGAGGATTTCTGTATCTACCCCTGAAAATCAGCTTCTGCTGGACActtgctttaaaggtgcaacacgtgagattttttgtttttaaacattgaAAAAGATAACCAAAGTCATcatcagagtgtgaagaaataCCAGATTTGTCTGGTCCAGAGACATCTAATGAAAgacagttagtggttactctgtTGATATGCTGTTTGCTTGGAGTATTGACCCAACAAGTTTCGGCTCTTTCTTTTCCTGATTTAACACAAATTCCACTGTTACAGTCGAGCACTATTTTAGTTTAATCCCTGCTCTTTGACCCACTATAAAAGGTCCAGCTGTTTCTTTATTATGTGGCGTTAACACAGTCAGAcagatatatatgtgtgtgtgagtgtgtgtttttgaatatGATGCAATTAATCCAGCTGCAGTGTGACGGCACAGTGTGTGTTCAATGACTCTGCATGTGACTCTGTTTTTAGAGCTCTGTTCTGTTGTGGGTGTGATGGATGACAtggtaaataataaaaatgctttATATACTAATGATGTCACAGGAATCTGAGAGTGCTGATTTACAAATACGAATAAATAATTTTCAGATACGATGacgtctctctctgttctctctgtcgTCTACACTTTCACCTCTGTGTTACCAGAAGTGACAGGAAAGGTTCAATAGGCAGTGGTGAGATataactaagtatatttactctactttcactccactgcatttgttttataactttagttactacgTTGAATTTCAGATTGCTGCATCAGAGACAAAGTAACTCATTctgaaattgatttattttttcaatcagATTTTAAGAAACTGATTCCGATCGTTTGGTTAACTTGTGTCACACAGTATAAActgtacatacatgtaaatatagctTATGTTCACATTAATTGTCTTGTATCTTTAATACTTTCCTCCACATTTACTGCcataaaaacacttttgatacttaagtacgtTCAATATCAGATAATTCATGatctttactcaagtactattcttTCGGGTGACTACCACTCCcaccaaagtcatattttaataCAATATCTTTACTTACTTTTGGGTGATTTTAACAACACTGATTTTTTAAAGGGTAATCTGGCTCTtattttcattcaaaaatgtTCTGAAATGACTGTAgagacaaaaatataaatatatttgtggAACCTAAATTGTTTCTGCATCCCAATTTTATCccaagtacatttattgccataaaattacttttgatacttgagtaaaagtctgaaCGTATCTGATATTGAACGTACCAGTCTTAGGGGTGACCATCCCTGTTAGTAAAGTAATATTTTAtaacaatatctttactttttcttttttacttgttggtactttttacaacactggtagaatataatgtgtttttatttatttgtttattcattttttaaattagcttgatctaaaataaatcagattaGTGTATATTATCTGTAGTTCAATGGATTACATTACTTACTACAAAAATTGCAATGTAATCATCAttaagtaactaattacatGTGAGAGTAACGCGGCCCCGCCCACCTCACTCCACTCTGTCGTCATCCTCCTGTGGAGCAGCAAACTCCTCTTCTTTCTGTAACGGTACCAAACGTTACATAAACGTTACTTGTCCACTTCAGGGTGAGGACAAGTGAGTTTTACTTTCATAATTTTCCGGAGTGAAGTTAATCAGAGCGAAGCCATTGATTGAACTCGTCAGGACCAACGGTAAGGTTAATTAGCGACGCGTTAATGAGCTAGCTAGCTTTCCGAGTCTTTCATTAGCTAGCCAGCAGGTAGTTGTAGCCGCAGTGCTAACGGTGTGTGGAGCTAAGTTCGAAATAAAGAGATGTTTCTTCATGCTGACTTGAAAAATTATACTAAATTGACTGCATATAGCACACGtattttgattattaattaactgtatttatttcgcaaaaaatatttttgtcagattatttcattattttttctccaATATCTTCCACGTGattgacccagtgactccaaacaaATGCCGAATTGTATAACTACACAGGCCACATGAGACACACGtctttttaatggattttacgggttcttttattttatatgaatatttattgtgaaaattcagcatttcttttcaaTAGCTTCAATTTCATGTGACCCAttgactccaaaccaatgccGAATTGTATTACTAAATGggacaaatgaaacacaccacTTTAGATCACATTACATTAGTttagttcttttttctttattatatcAATATTTATATCAAATTTCAGCAGTTTTGCAATAGCGTCCATGTCATATGACCCAGAAACTCCAGCTTCCTTAACAGTCATAACCAATATGCATATTACTTTTCCTAAActtatataaatgtaatattgATTACCTCTGTCagacaaaaatataaattatttacacagtttcatcaatcacatttattttaatcttaTTGAGCAGTTACCAGTAATACGTAATATACAACATCTGATAAAGTGTATAGAGgtataaaatacatgtaaaatctGTAGTACAGTACGTTTGAATTTCTAAAATGAGTGTATTTGGTGAACTGTACTGAACTGCAGCCTGCACCACCTCATAttgctcagtgtttttttttttcacaggggGTCAAAGATGCCCAACGTTTCATCCGGCAGAGGAGcgaagaggaagatggaggacgTTTCAGAGACAGGACCTCCATCCAAGTCTTCCAAAGTCACCATGCTGAGcccgtctctcctcctgctggagATCCCTGCTGACATCAACACCAGCCTCCCGGTGTGGGAGGCCATGAGGTCCCAGCAGCTCGACATCGCCTGGACCGTCAACCCCTACAGCCTCGGCGTTCACCTGACCCCTGCGACCTCAAAGCAAGGCAAGGCTTCAGATAAAAGTGATAGCCCGTCCAGCGTGGCACAGACCTCAGCGCCTCCTCCACAGCCCCAGATGGTCGTCCAGTCCATCGCTCAGAAGCAGAACACCGCCCGCGTCCTGCTCACCTTTACTCCAAACAGCACCACGTCAGTGCCGAGCCCTCCAGGTAAACCACTGAAAATACCCACCAATCCTACGCCAGCCAGCTCCATCATCGTCTCCCTGCCGCTCTTCATCACCCAACCACAGCCTCTCGTTCAGTCCAGCGAGAAAGTAGTCCTTCCCGCCACCAAACCACAAGTCTCGCCCAAAGGGCCCGTCACGTCTCAGTTCCACACAAAGAGCTCCTCCGATGTCCAGATCTGCGACAACTTCCTCCTGAATATGTGTCGCGCCGGGACAAAGTGCAAGATGCACCACACTCCCTACCCGTATCACTGGCAGATGTGGTGCGTCTCTGACCACCAGTGGGTCGACTTCCCCCCTCACTCTCAGGTCTTACTGGAAAGGTTCTACTGCGACGCCAATAAAGAGGACATTTGGATCAAGGATGGGTCAGTAAGACGGTTTCACAGCATGATTTTTTGCTGCTAAAATCTCTGAAAAGAAAGATATTTTGTAAAAGTGGTATTCGTGTTTTCTCCTGTCAGctgagacaaaaataaaagtttgtgtACTTCAGGAAGGTCAGCTACTGTCTGAGCTTTGACATGATGGAGATAGATGAGCCATCCAAGTACGATGGAGTCAGACGACTGACGAACTCTGAGAATCCGGTCAGGAACCCTTACTTTCCCAGCACATGGAAAATCTACTGGTGGGACAACCAAAACTGGCAGGAGTACAGCAAGGTCAGTGTCTCGTACCCATGTAGTTCACTTTGTTTGGGCTGTCTAAACCTACCATTGTTAACAGCAGATGACCAGAGTCAGTCTCAACTCAGCATTAACTGCAGTATCACCAGACTCCTTTCACAAATGTAGGGATTTTGTAGAGTTAACAAACTTTGCAGAATGGCTGAGGCAAAAGGCAAAATGATCTCTTCACAGTCACTGTCCACCCTGCTGCTAAAGAAGATGAGCGACAAGGAGCCCGAGTGTTCCTTCTTCATCGGCTCGCAGGAGTACACGGTGGACTTCACCAGCATGACCCAGACCAACGTCACCACGAGGTTCCACAGAGAAGTTCGCCGCCGACCCACCTACAGATCCCCTGACTCCATGAGGCCTCACCTGCAGTCAGTGTCCTGTATCTCCTGTCTCTGTTTCATTGACAttcattaaagaaaaatctGCCTCACTAATTTTAATAATACGAAAAGTCCTCCTTTACCCCCCCAAACCCAGGACGGGAATCCAGACTGAGCCCACCGAGCCTGTCGGGGATCCTCCAGCAGCCAACTTCAGCGTGGACCCCCTGGCGGAGTTCAGTTCCTGGTATCCTCCAGTGTGGAGTCCTTTATCGGAGCAAGACTACAGTCTGGTGGATGTTCCGGCCGGCACGCAGGCCTACCGGAGCGTCCGAGACCTCTTCTACGAGACCCTGCCCGAGACCATGGTGGACCTCATCAGCATCCAGCAGGTCCAGAACCTCCTCCACTGGGAGAAGTATCAAAGGTacagctgctgtctgtgtctcctgtctgaAACCTTGATGAGTTGAGGCAAAACACACAAGTTTCATCAAAACTCTTTACTTTGTCGTCATCACAGACACAAGGTGTACATGCAGAAGCAGCACACTAAGTCCAAGGAGCCTCTGGAGAGACATCTCTTCCACGGGACGAGCAAAGAGGCCTCAGAGGACATCTGCCACAACAACTTTGACCCTCGCATGGCCGGGGTCAACGGAACGTCCCACGGCTTCGGCTCCTACTTCGCCACCACCGCCTTGTTCTCCAGCGGCTACTGTGCCACGGTCCACCGAGATGATGTCCACCAAATGTTCCTCGCCAAAGTCCTGGTGGGGAAGGTGAGTGTTGGGAAACACAACCTCCGCCGGCCGCCGCCCATCACTTCCAAGAGAAGCCAGTGCCGTCTCTATGACACCTGCGTGGACAACATGGACAAACCCACcatgtttgtagtttttgaCAGCTGTCAGTGCTACCCATACTACCTTATCAAGTACAAAGACCTGCCCGAGGAGATCCAAATATAAGGACAAAGAGGGGCGGGGGAGTTAGATGACGTTAATCGTTCAGACATGAACAGTGTTACAGGCGTCCAGTTGACCTGAGATGTTATCAAATGTTATCATGCAGTTACAGCAAATGCTCAGTATAGAGATACTTTGCAATGAAGTTCTACATGAAGACATGTAAGCAAACTTATAAAGCactttacttttcaaaatgtctttattttggtTATTCAAACATCGATGGAAAGAagtacttttgttttgtttttttctctcaaaggTGTTCTGAATCAAATTCTGTCACGtttatgaaaataaactgtTCGCTGAATACATTCATCGCTCCGGTGTTGACATGATAAACattgaatgtgtgtttgcatgttaatGAGGATTTCTGTATCTACCCCTGAAAATCAGCTTCTGCTGGACActtgctttaaaggtgcaacacgTGAgattttttggttttaaacatTGAAAAAGATAACCAAAGTCATcatcagagtgtgaagaaataCCAGATTTGTCTGGTCCAGAGACATCTAATCAAAGACAGTTAGTTACTCTGTTGATATGCTGTTTGCTTGGACCCAACAAGTTTCAGCTCTTTCTTTTCCTGATTTAACACAAATTCCACTGTTTCAGTCGAGCACTATTTTAGTTTAATCCCTGCACTTTGAACCACTATAAAAGGTCCAGCTGTTTCTTTATTATGTGGCGTTAACACAGTCAGAcagatatatatgtgtgtgtgagtgtgtgtttttgaatatGATGCAATTAATCCAGCTGCAGTGTGACGGCACAGTGTATGTGTTCAATGACTCTGCATGTGACTGTTTTTTGAGCTCCATTCTGTTGTGGATGTGATGGATGACGTGGTAAACAATAAAAATGCTTTATATACTTATGATGTCACGGGAATCTGAGAGTGCTGATTTACAAATACGAATAAATAATTTTCAGATACGATGACgtccctctctgttctctctgtcgTCTACACTTTCACCTCCGTGTTACCAGAAGTGATAGGAAAGGTTCAATAGGCAGTGGTGAGATataactaagtatatttactctactttcactccactacatttattttataactttagttactacgTTGAATTTCAGATTGCTGCATCAGAGACAAAGTAACTCATTctgaaattgat contains the following coding sequences:
- the LOC115595438 gene encoding protein mono-ADP-ribosyltransferase TIPARP-like yields the protein MPNVSSGRGAKRKMEDVSETGPPSKSSKVTMLSPSLLLLEIPADINTSLPVWEAMRSQQLDIAWTVNPYSLGVHLTPATSKQGKASDKSDSPSSVAQTSAPPPQPQMVVQSIAQKQNTARVLLTFTPNSTTSVPSPPGKPLKIPTNPTPASSIIVSLPLFITQPQPLVQSSEKVVLPATKPQVSPKGPVTSQFHTKSSSDVQICDNFLLNMCRAGTKCKMHHTPYPYHWQMWCVSDHQWVDFPPHSQVLLERFYCDANKEDIWIKDGKVSYCLSFDMMEIDEPSKYDGVRRLTNSENPVRNPYFPSTWKIYWWDNQNWQEYSKSLSTLLLKKMSDKEPECSFFIGSQEYTVDFTSMTQTNVTTRFHREVRRRPTYRSPDSMRPHLQTGIQTEPTEPVGDPPAANFSVDPLAEFSSWYPPVWSPLSEQDYSLVDVPAGTQAYRSVRDLFYETLPETMVDLISIQQVQNLLHWEKYQRHKVYMQKQHTKSKEPLERHLFHGTSKEASEDICHNNFDPRMAGVNGTSHGFGSYFATTALFSSGYCATVHRDDVHQMFLAKVLVGKVSVGKHNLRRPPPITSKRSQCRLYDTCVDNMDKPTMFVVFDSCQCYPYYLIKYKDLPEEIQI
- the LOC115595437 gene encoding protein mono-ADP-ribosyltransferase TIPARP-like isoform X1 produces the protein MPNVSSGRGAKRKMEDVSETGPPSKSSKVTMLSPSLLLLEIPADINTSLPVWEAMKSQQLDIAWTVNPYSLGVHLTPATSKQGKASDKSDSPSSVAQTSAPPPQPQMVVQSIAQKQNTARVLLTFTPNSTTSVRSPPAKPPKIPTNPTPASSIIVSLPLFITQPQPLVQPSEKVVLPAIHTPKATATKPQVSPKGPVTSQFHTKSSSDVQICDNFLLNMCRAGTKCKMHHTPYPYHWQLWCVSDHQWVDFPPHSQVLLERMYCDASKEDIWIKDGKVSYCLSFDMMEIDEPSKYDGVRRLTNSESPVRNPYFPSTWKIYWWDNQNWQEYSKSLSTLLLKEMSDKEPECSFFIGSQEYTVDFTSMTQTNVTTRFHREVRRRPAYRSPDSMRPHLQTGIQTEPTEPVGDPPAANFSVDPLAEFSSWYPPVWSPLSEQDYSLVDVPAGTQAYRSVRDFFYESLPETMVDLISIQQVQNLLHWDKYQRHKVYMQKQHTKSKEPLERHLFHGTSKEASEDICHNNFDPRMAGVNGTSHGFGSYFATTALFSSDYCATVDRDDVRQMFLAKVLVGKVSVGKHNLRRPPPITSKRSQCRLYDTCVDNVDKPTMFVVFDSCQCYPYYLIKYKDLPEEIKI
- the LOC115595437 gene encoding protein mono-ADP-ribosyltransferase TIPARP-like isoform X2, which produces MPNVSSGRGAKRKMEDVSETGPPSKSSKVTMLSPSLLLLEIPADINTSLPVWEAMKSQQLDIAWTVNPYSLGVHLTPATSKQGKASDKSDSPSSVAQTSAPPPQPQMVVQSIAQKQNTARVLLTFTPNSTTSVRSPPAKPPKIPTNPTPASSIIVSLPLFITQPQPLVQPSEKVVLPAIHTPKATATKPQVSPKGPVTSQFHTKSSSDVQICDNFLLNMCRAGTKCKMHHTPYPYHWQLWCVSDHQWVDFPPHSQVLLERMYCDASKEDIWIKDGKVSYCLSFDMMEIDEPSKYDGVRRLTNSESPVRNPYFPSTWKIYWWDNQNWQEYSKEMSDKEPECSFFIGSQEYTVDFTSMTQTNVTTRFHREVRRRPAYRSPDSMRPHLQTGIQTEPTEPVGDPPAANFSVDPLAEFSSWYPPVWSPLSEQDYSLVDVPAGTQAYRSVRDFFYESLPETMVDLISIQQVQNLLHWDKYQRHKVYMQKQHTKSKEPLERHLFHGTSKEASEDICHNNFDPRMAGVNGTSHGFGSYFATTALFSSDYCATVDRDDVRQMFLAKVLVGKVSVGKHNLRRPPPITSKRSQCRLYDTCVDNVDKPTMFVVFDSCQCYPYYLIKYKDLPEEIKI